A stretch of Endozoicomonas sp. SCSIO W0465 DNA encodes these proteins:
- a CDS encoding transposase codes for MTPDGQTITAKPPASLHGHHYGPMLQAYVLHQYHGCSVTQPELLDWLWDIGISISSGELSQLLTKGHEQFHAEKDELLTTGIRCSSYIQTDDTGTRHKGKNGYCTIINNESFAWFESTDSKSRENFVSLLHRPWSTYTFTDDALIYLEKLDYPKKWLRVLNPYRGVTFLSHEAWEECMKDLRLTGRRRQQASEAMIYGSLIQHGAGHLTTFSDGARQFDVFKHSQCWIHAERGLAKVHPVNDQQAMAQKWLRTWFWAIYDDLKDFKTEPTEKKAIKVRQGFQALIQTQTCSGLLQDALSGLAVIKEELLLVLDDPSLPLHNNLSESQIREYVKRRKISSGTRSDLGRQCRDTFASLKKTCRLYGLSFWDYLKSRLMGDGLFPRLSNLIEEASRHLPCGAASSF; via the coding sequence GTGACACCCGATGGACAAACCATTACGGCCAAACCGCCAGCCAGCCTTCATGGACATCATTACGGGCCAATGCTGCAGGCCTACGTTCTGCACCAGTATCATGGTTGCTCCGTTACCCAGCCAGAACTGCTGGACTGGCTATGGGACATTGGAATCTCTATTTCCAGCGGGGAACTCAGCCAGCTTCTGACGAAAGGACACGAGCAGTTCCATGCTGAGAAAGATGAGCTGTTGACTACAGGTATTCGCTGTTCAAGTTATATCCAGACAGACGACACGGGAACAAGGCATAAGGGGAAGAACGGTTACTGCACCATCATCAATAACGAGTCCTTTGCCTGGTTCGAGAGCACAGACAGCAAAAGCCGGGAAAATTTCGTAAGCCTACTGCACCGCCCATGGTCAACTTACACGTTCACCGACGATGCCTTGATCTATCTGGAAAAACTGGATTACCCCAAAAAGTGGCTACGCGTTCTTAATCCATACAGAGGCGTCACCTTCCTGAGCCATGAAGCCTGGGAAGAATGTATGAAAGACCTGAGACTAACTGGTAGACGGCGCCAGCAGGCCAGTGAAGCCATGATTTATGGCAGCCTGATACAGCATGGAGCAGGACATCTTACCACCTTCAGTGATGGGGCAAGGCAGTTCGACGTTTTCAAACACAGCCAGTGCTGGATACATGCAGAGCGAGGGCTGGCAAAAGTTCATCCGGTCAATGATCAGCAGGCCATGGCTCAGAAATGGCTTCGGACATGGTTCTGGGCCATTTACGATGACCTTAAAGACTTCAAGACAGAGCCAACTGAAAAAAAGGCAATAAAAGTACGACAGGGGTTCCAGGCGCTGATCCAAACCCAAACGTGCAGTGGGCTTCTTCAGGATGCTCTGTCAGGGTTGGCTGTAATCAAGGAAGAGCTATTACTGGTTCTGGATGACCCGAGCTTACCGCTGCACAACAACCTGAGCGAGAGTCAGATACGAGAATATGTTAAACGACGAAAGATCAGTAGTGGGACGCGAAGCGATTTGGGGCGGCAATGTCGCGACACCTTTGCCAGCCTGAAAAAAACGTGTCGCCTGTATGGTCTCTCTTTTTGGGATTATCTGAAAAGCCGACTAATGGGCGATGGGTTATTTCCGAGATTGAGTAACCTGATTGAGGAGGCTTCACGTCATCTTCCGTGTGGTGCTGCCAGCAGTTTTTGA
- the xdhC gene encoding xanthine dehydrogenase accessory protein XdhC has translation MWIDALANLQKTGELGVLITILGSAGSAPRKSGSKMVVTADQCFDTIGGGQLEFLLIQKARELLLGNHSEPVLEYFPLGPRLGQCCGGSVSALLEPVTTCGFRIALFGAGHVGHALVNVLAPLDCQITWIDSRAERFPDAIPGNVQVCISDRPELEVENLQEDTFVLVVTHNHQLDFAITEATLKHDNSRWLGVIGSETKAKRFRQRLEHRGCFSSADIEQMRCPVGLNNVGGRKPAEIAISIAAEILSIHNGSRDEKNKKREGIPWQDLKKSLYSHEHEAAQ, from the coding sequence ATGTGGATTGACGCATTGGCCAATCTTCAGAAAACCGGTGAGTTGGGTGTACTGATCACTATTCTGGGGTCAGCAGGTTCTGCCCCCAGAAAGTCCGGCAGTAAAATGGTGGTCACTGCCGACCAGTGCTTTGATACCATCGGTGGCGGGCAGTTGGAGTTTCTACTGATCCAGAAAGCCCGGGAGCTTCTTCTGGGCAATCACTCTGAGCCCGTTCTGGAATACTTTCCTCTTGGCCCCAGGCTGGGTCAATGCTGTGGCGGCAGTGTCAGTGCGCTGCTCGAACCTGTCACCACCTGTGGTTTTCGTATTGCGCTGTTTGGCGCCGGTCACGTTGGCCATGCGCTGGTGAATGTTCTGGCCCCCCTGGATTGCCAGATTACCTGGATCGACAGCAGGGCAGAGCGGTTTCCAGATGCGATACCGGGAAATGTTCAGGTCTGTATCAGTGATCGACCGGAACTGGAGGTCGAAAATCTGCAAGAGGACACATTTGTTCTGGTCGTCACCCACAACCATCAACTGGATTTCGCGATTACCGAAGCAACACTGAAACATGACAACAGTCGCTGGTTAGGCGTTATTGGCTCAGAAACCAAGGCAAAGCGTTTTCGTCAACGACTGGAACACAGAGGCTGTTTCTCGTCAGCTGATATTGAACAGATGCGCTGCCCGGTCGGTTTGAACAATGTTGGCGGCAGAAAGCCCGCTGAAATTGCCATTTCGATTGCCGCTGAAATTTTGTCCATACACAATGGAAGTCGGGATGAAAAGAATAAAAAGCGGGAAGGCATCCCGTGGCAAGACTTGAAAAAATCCTTATATTCTCATGAGCATGAAGCTGCCCAATGA
- a CDS encoding DegT/DnrJ/EryC1/StrS aminotransferase family protein: MASTNTGAVRKKALDVLRSGRFIMGKEVEFFEQEVAHYLGARYAISCANGTDALVLALHAAGIGAGDEVLTTGYTFFATAEAIMQVGATPVLVDIDSETFNMDPLELERSITSRCKAVLVVHLFGLPAALSEIQAVCDRHGLILLEDCAQTFGASYQSRKIGNFGLLGAFSFFPSKNLGGFGDGGLVITSDLKAAETVRMLCNHGSARQYYHECSGYNSRLDEIQAGMLRVKLNHLDEFNAQRKQLAQWYRELLKDTEVIFPDDREEHIYHQFTVVLPSGRDMIKKRLASKGIATAIYYPLPLNKQRALADHTSIVELPVCEQLAEHCLSLPIYPNMTREQVQLVADELIRAV; this comes from the coding sequence ATGGCATCGACCAATACAGGCGCAGTTAGAAAAAAAGCACTTGATGTATTACGCAGTGGCCGTTTCATCATGGGAAAAGAAGTCGAGTTTTTTGAGCAGGAAGTGGCTCATTACCTTGGCGCCAGGTACGCCATCAGTTGTGCAAATGGCACAGATGCACTGGTTCTTGCCCTCCATGCCGCCGGTATAGGTGCAGGTGATGAGGTATTAACCACCGGTTATACCTTCTTTGCCACTGCTGAAGCCATTATGCAGGTGGGGGCAACGCCCGTTCTGGTGGATATAGACTCTGAGACATTTAACATGGACCCGCTTGAGCTGGAGCGAAGCATCACTTCCCGTTGCAAAGCCGTGCTGGTGGTTCATCTGTTTGGTTTGCCTGCGGCGCTATCCGAGATTCAGGCGGTCTGTGATCGTCACGGCTTAATTCTGCTGGAAGACTGTGCACAGACGTTTGGGGCTTCTTATCAATCCCGCAAAATCGGTAATTTCGGTTTGCTTGGTGCGTTCAGTTTTTTTCCCAGTAAAAACCTCGGTGGATTTGGTGATGGTGGCCTGGTTATTACCAGCGACTTAAAAGCTGCCGAAACAGTACGGATGCTGTGCAATCATGGCAGTGCCCGCCAGTACTATCATGAGTGTTCAGGCTACAACAGTCGTCTGGATGAGATTCAGGCGGGCATGTTGAGAGTTAAACTGAACCATCTTGATGAGTTTAATGCTCAGCGAAAACAATTGGCCCAATGGTACCGTGAACTGTTAAAAGATACGGAAGTGATATTTCCTGATGACCGTGAGGAACATATCTATCACCAGTTTACGGTAGTATTGCCTTCCGGTAGAGATATGATCAAAAAGCGCCTTGCCAGTAAAGGTATTGCTACTGCCATCTATTACCCTTTGCCGTTAAATAAACAGCGGGCATTGGCAGATCATACCAGTATCGTTGAACTGCCGGTCTGCGAGCAACTGGCTGAACACTGTCTTTCATTGCCTATCTATCCCAATATGACCAGAGAGCAGGTTCAATTGGTTGCTGATGAATTGATCAGAGCTGTATAG
- the xdhA gene encoding xanthine dehydrogenase small subunit, which produces MIRFLLNDRLVVVEDIAADTTVLDYLRGNTETRTTSHEQRTGTKEGCCSGDCGACTVVVGEPEGDQLKYKTMNACIALMPSLHGKQLLTVEDLAGSHQAGQHNKKPELHPVQQALVDHHGSQCGFCTPGIVMSLFALYQEIAADHERTESKPDVLEALGGNLCRCTGYRPLIDAANSLDNAQPDDEFFRNREQTLSELQTIEQQGSVNTNGAFIPVNEDELASYLVDHPDARILAGGTDLGLDVTQQLKHLDKLVSVKNIPSLQTIYEDGHHDGNSELVIGSAVTFRSIKSIFTRYYPEFAHMLDRLGSQQIRNQGTLGGNIGNASPIGDTPPVLLALDASLDLRRGDTVRNIPLDRFFLDYKKTELKSGEYIARIRIPKDRHQLKVYKLSKRYGDDISTVLAAINLQTNDDGQITKARVALGGMAAIPRRARLCEQVLTGSQLNDETLRQAKAAIRQEFKPMSDVRASSEYRLEAAGNLLERYFMELSGQKVRIICHA; this is translated from the coding sequence GTGATTCGCTTTCTTCTAAACGATCGGCTCGTCGTAGTTGAGGACATCGCTGCAGATACCACCGTTCTTGATTATCTTCGAGGCAATACTGAAACCCGTACCACATCCCATGAGCAGCGTACCGGAACCAAAGAGGGCTGCTGCTCGGGTGACTGTGGCGCATGCACTGTTGTGGTTGGTGAGCCAGAGGGTGACCAGCTGAAATATAAGACCATGAACGCCTGTATTGCGCTGATGCCTTCGCTTCATGGCAAACAGCTACTGACCGTAGAAGATCTGGCTGGTTCTCACCAGGCAGGCCAGCACAATAAAAAACCTGAGTTACACCCCGTTCAGCAGGCACTGGTTGATCACCATGGGTCCCAATGTGGCTTCTGCACACCGGGCATTGTGATGTCGTTGTTTGCGCTTTACCAGGAGATTGCTGCTGATCATGAGCGTACAGAAAGCAAACCGGATGTTCTGGAAGCCCTCGGTGGAAACCTGTGCCGATGCACCGGCTACCGCCCCTTAATTGATGCGGCTAACAGCCTCGACAATGCTCAACCGGATGATGAGTTCTTCAGAAACCGTGAGCAAACTCTGTCCGAGCTACAAACCATCGAGCAACAAGGCAGCGTGAACACGAATGGGGCGTTTATTCCTGTCAATGAAGATGAGCTGGCCAGCTATCTGGTTGATCACCCTGACGCCCGAATTCTTGCCGGTGGCACCGACCTTGGGCTCGACGTTACCCAGCAACTGAAGCATCTTGACAAACTGGTCTCGGTAAAAAATATTCCTTCTCTGCAGACCATTTATGAGGACGGCCATCATGATGGAAACAGTGAGCTGGTGATTGGCTCTGCTGTCACTTTTCGGAGCATAAAATCGATATTTACCAGGTACTATCCTGAGTTTGCTCATATGCTGGACCGGCTTGGCTCTCAGCAGATACGCAACCAGGGAACCCTTGGTGGTAACATTGGCAACGCTTCACCCATAGGCGACACTCCTCCCGTTTTACTGGCTCTGGATGCGTCTCTGGATCTTCGTCGTGGCGATACCGTCAGAAATATCCCGCTTGACCGGTTTTTCCTGGATTACAAAAAGACCGAACTGAAATCAGGTGAATACATTGCCCGAATCCGTATTCCCAAAGACCGCCATCAGTTGAAAGTCTATAAACTGAGCAAGCGGTATGGTGATGATATCTCTACCGTCCTTGCCGCCATTAATCTGCAGACCAATGATGATGGCCAAATAACCAAGGCAAGAGTTGCGCTGGGTGGCATGGCGGCCATTCCCAGGCGTGCCCGACTCTGCGAGCAGGTTTTAACGGGATCACAACTGAATGACGAAACGCTCCGTCAGGCCAAAGCCGCTATCCGTCAGGAGTTCAAGCCCATGTCGGATGTCCGGGCCAGCAGCGAGTATCGCCTTGAAGCGGCCGGTAATTTGCTGGAGCGCTATTTTATGGAGCTGTCTGGCCAGAAGGTAAGGATTATCTGTCATGCGTAA
- the xdhB gene encoding xanthine dehydrogenase molybdopterin binding subunit, which translates to MRKLPDLASELKHTHQLDNSHERVKSHERVKSDELTNSPELTNSPELTNSPELIISKEPETPIAADERHALHMSGNRSAKHDSAHLHVTGKAIYIDDRLEMANQLHAGFGLSTEAHAEIISINFDDVWNTPGVVAVITANDIPGHKDIGPVFPGDMLLAEGRVDYIGQPIFAVAATSHKAAKRAVRKAVVEYRTLDAILGIDQAMEQRSFVRPDHTMKKGDARQAIRNADHQLSGNMSNGGQEHFYLEGQIASVIPREDGQLHVYTSSQHPSEVQKLVAEVIGVPLNKVVADVRRMGGGFGGKETQAAAPACIAALLAVKTGRPVKFRIDRQQDMMSTGKRHPFRHRYTVGFDREGLLAGVDIELAADAGHSPDLTDAIVDRAMFHSDNAYYLNNATVIGHRCRTHTASNTAFRGFGGPQGMLVIERIMDDIARSTGLDPLEVRKRNLYGITDRNTTHYHQCVEHNVLHDVIGKLEDSSDYWRRREAISAFNQQSPVLKKGLALTPVKFGISFTAKHLNQAGALVHIYTDGSIQINHGGTEMGQGLYTKVAQIVANEFGVALERVQVTSTRTDKVPNTSPTAASSGSDLNGKAAQDACRKIRDRLIEFAVEHYDVSDNDVSFHDNEVHLGERQMPFAGFIQAAYLNRVSLSSSGFYSTPEIHYDRETASGRPFYYFACGASVSEVTVDTLTGEYKVDRVDILHDVGHSLNPAIDQGQIEGGFIQGMGWMTTEELVWDDSGRLLSNNPATYKIPTIEDMPPVFNVELFQQANPKHTIYHSKAVGEPPFMLGMSVWCAIRDAVSSLADYQVNPQIDVPATPERVLTAVTSIKNAAL; encoded by the coding sequence ATGCGTAAACTACCGGATCTGGCCAGTGAACTGAAACATACTCATCAGCTCGATAACAGCCATGAGCGGGTAAAAAGCCATGAGCGGGTAAAAAGCGATGAGCTGACTAACAGCCCTGAGCTGACCAATAGCCCTGAGCTGACTAATAGCCCTGAGCTGATCATAAGCAAAGAACCCGAAACGCCCATTGCTGCTGACGAGCGCCATGCTCTGCACATGAGCGGAAACCGTTCGGCTAAACACGACAGTGCTCATCTGCATGTGACCGGTAAAGCCATCTATATTGATGACCGTCTGGAAATGGCCAACCAGCTGCATGCCGGGTTTGGTCTTTCAACAGAAGCCCATGCAGAAATCATCAGCATCAATTTTGATGACGTATGGAACACGCCCGGTGTTGTCGCGGTCATAACCGCAAACGATATTCCGGGGCACAAAGATATTGGCCCCGTCTTTCCGGGCGACATGCTGTTGGCTGAAGGCCGGGTGGATTATATCGGACAACCGATTTTTGCCGTGGCGGCAACTTCTCATAAAGCCGCAAAAAGAGCCGTTCGAAAAGCCGTTGTTGAATACCGCACCCTTGATGCCATTCTCGGTATCGACCAGGCCATGGAACAACGCTCATTTGTTCGACCTGACCACACCATGAAAAAAGGTGATGCCAGACAGGCGATCCGTAACGCTGATCACCAGCTGTCAGGAAACATGTCGAACGGTGGTCAGGAACATTTTTACCTGGAAGGGCAAATCGCCAGCGTTATTCCCCGGGAAGATGGTCAGCTTCACGTATACACGTCAAGCCAGCACCCTTCTGAGGTTCAGAAACTGGTTGCTGAGGTTATTGGTGTACCGCTGAATAAAGTCGTGGCCGATGTCCGCCGGATGGGTGGTGGTTTTGGTGGCAAGGAAACCCAGGCCGCAGCCCCGGCCTGTATTGCAGCGCTGCTCGCCGTAAAAACCGGCAGGCCGGTCAAGTTTCGAATTGACCGACAGCAGGACATGATGTCAACCGGTAAACGACACCCTTTCCGCCATCGCTATACCGTGGGTTTTGACCGGGAAGGCCTGCTGGCCGGTGTTGATATCGAGCTGGCCGCTGATGCCGGACACTCCCCGGACCTGACCGATGCCATTGTCGACCGGGCCATGTTCCACTCTGACAATGCCTATTATCTTAATAACGCCACCGTGATCGGCCACCGCTGTCGAACCCATACCGCATCCAATACCGCTTTCAGAGGCTTTGGTGGCCCCCAGGGCATGCTGGTCATCGAACGGATTATGGACGACATTGCACGCTCAACGGGTCTGGACCCTCTGGAGGTTCGCAAAAGAAACCTCTATGGCATCACTGACCGGAATACGACCCATTACCATCAGTGTGTGGAACACAACGTACTGCATGATGTGATCGGTAAGCTGGAAGATAGCTCAGACTACTGGCGACGAAGAGAAGCCATCAGCGCATTCAACCAGCAAAGCCCGGTACTGAAAAAAGGATTGGCGTTGACTCCGGTAAAATTTGGTATCTCTTTTACTGCAAAACATCTGAATCAAGCCGGTGCGCTTGTCCATATCTATACCGATGGCAGTATTCAGATCAACCACGGCGGTACCGAAATGGGTCAGGGCCTCTACACCAAAGTTGCCCAGATCGTGGCCAACGAGTTCGGTGTTGCTCTTGAACGGGTCCAGGTCACTTCGACCCGAACGGACAAAGTGCCTAACACGTCGCCCACCGCTGCCTCCAGTGGTTCTGACCTGAATGGCAAGGCGGCACAGGATGCCTGCCGGAAAATCCGGGACCGTCTGATTGAGTTTGCTGTTGAGCACTATGATGTCTCAGATAACGACGTTTCATTTCACGATAACGAAGTGCATCTGGGTGAACGTCAAATGCCGTTTGCAGGGTTCATCCAGGCCGCTTACCTGAACCGGGTTTCCCTGTCCAGCAGTGGCTTCTACAGCACTCCGGAAATTCACTATGACCGGGAAACCGCCAGTGGCCGTCCCTTCTACTACTTTGCCTGTGGAGCTTCTGTTTCAGAAGTCACGGTTGATACCCTGACGGGTGAGTACAAAGTGGATCGTGTGGACATCCTTCATGATGTGGGCCACTCACTCAACCCGGCGATTGATCAGGGCCAGATTGAAGGTGGTTTTATCCAGGGCATGGGCTGGATGACCACCGAAGAGCTGGTATGGGACGACAGTGGACGTTTGCTGAGTAACAACCCTGCGACCTATAAAATCCCAACCATTGAAGATATGCCGCCGGTATTTAATGTTGAGTTGTTCCAGCAGGCCAACCCAAAGCACACCATCTATCACTCAAAAGCGGTAGGTGAACCGCCGTTCATGCTGGGGATGTCGGTATGGTGTGCCATTCGGGATGCCGTTTCCAGTCTTGCAGATTATCAGGTAAACCCACAAATTGATGTACCTGCCACCCCGGAAAGGGTCTTGACGGCAGTCACATCAATAAAAAATGCAGCGCTATAA
- a CDS encoding DeoR/GlpR family DNA-binding transcription regulator, whose protein sequence is MLPVERREHILAFVEEKGCANIEEMAERFDVSQMTIRRDIRTLEQEDKLRVTYGGAVSKSFLMEDIPYEKKNAVNIEEKKSIAHEALKQIREGQIVLLDSGTSTMALAKLMMRMKVTVITTDLKIALQLSDSSTVKVFTTGGNVSAITKAHTDVAALSFLDSINADIAFLATNSWSLNNGVTTASNDHYYIRRKMMERANKTVLLADSSKFGASSMKTIAHLEELDCIITDSKFDEDNLAAIREAGGNIILPS, encoded by the coding sequence ATGCTCCCGGTTGAACGTCGCGAACACATCCTTGCTTTTGTTGAAGAAAAAGGCTGTGCCAACATCGAAGAAATGGCTGAACGTTTCGATGTATCCCAAATGACCATCCGTCGTGATATTCGCACACTCGAGCAGGAAGACAAGCTGCGCGTGACCTATGGTGGCGCCGTGTCCAAAAGCTTTCTGATGGAAGACATTCCCTACGAAAAGAAGAACGCGGTTAACATTGAAGAGAAAAAGTCCATCGCCCATGAAGCGCTGAAACAGATCCGTGAAGGGCAGATCGTCCTGCTGGACTCTGGCACCAGTACAATGGCTCTGGCCAAACTGATGATGCGCATGAAGGTCACCGTGATCACTACTGACCTGAAAATTGCCCTGCAGCTTTCCGACTCTTCAACCGTTAAGGTATTCACAACTGGTGGTAACGTCAGTGCTATCACCAAGGCTCATACTGACGTTGCTGCACTGTCATTCCTGGACAGTATTAATGCAGATATTGCCTTTCTGGCGACCAACAGCTGGAGCCTGAACAATGGCGTGACGACAGCATCCAATGATCATTACTACATTCGTCGTAAAATGATGGAACGGGCCAATAAAACCGTTCTCCTGGCGGATTCCAGTAAATTTGGTGCCTCCAGCATGAAAACCATCGCGCATCTGGAAGAGCTGGATTGCATAATTACCGACAGCAAGTTTGATGAGGATAATCTGGCTGCGATCCGTGAAGCGGGTGGCAACATCATTCTGCCATCCTGA
- a CDS encoding Gfo/Idh/MocA family protein, with the protein MLRTAVIGAGYLGKFHAEKYARLATSDLVGVADIDEACGQEVASNCNTHYFSDYRDLLGQVDAVSVVVPTALHHAIASDCLKAGVHVLVEKPIASNLSQAEEMIKLARERQLILQVGFLERYNAALGSAYDKVKQPRFIESHRLASFKPRSMDINVIMDLMIHDLDIILNMVDSPIMDIAANGSAVLSETIDIAQARLSFADGCVANLTASRISQKSKRKMRIFQKCSCICVDFQALKLSHFFKGEGELHPGIPTIECHEQSYQGSDALRLEIEDFLLSVKASSPPKVSGEDGKDALNAANRISEIIVRTGMCL; encoded by the coding sequence ATGCTACGAACGGCAGTGATTGGCGCAGGTTATCTCGGTAAATTTCATGCGGAGAAATACGCCCGGCTGGCAACCAGTGATCTGGTAGGTGTCGCCGATATTGATGAGGCCTGTGGCCAGGAGGTTGCCAGCAACTGCAATACCCACTATTTCAGCGATTATCGGGATCTGCTCGGGCAGGTTGATGCAGTCAGTGTTGTTGTCCCTACCGCCTTGCATCACGCCATTGCCAGTGACTGTCTGAAAGCGGGTGTGCATGTGCTGGTAGAAAAACCCATAGCCAGTAACCTGTCTCAGGCTGAAGAGATGATTAAACTGGCCAGGGAGCGACAACTCATTCTCCAGGTTGGCTTTCTCGAGCGTTACAACGCTGCGCTGGGCAGCGCTTACGATAAGGTGAAACAACCCCGGTTTATTGAGTCTCATCGACTGGCCAGCTTCAAGCCACGATCCATGGACATCAATGTCATTATGGATCTGATGATTCATGACCTGGATATTATTCTGAATATGGTTGATTCCCCGATCATGGATATTGCCGCCAATGGCAGTGCGGTCTTGTCAGAAACCATTGATATTGCCCAGGCCCGTTTGTCATTTGCCGATGGTTGTGTTGCCAATCTGACCGCCAGTCGTATCAGTCAGAAAAGCAAAAGAAAGATGCGGATTTTTCAAAAATGTTCATGTATTTGTGTTGATTTTCAAGCGCTGAAACTCAGCCATTTCTTTAAAGGTGAAGGGGAGTTACATCCGGGAATTCCGACGATTGAGTGTCATGAGCAGAGTTATCAGGGCAGTGATGCGCTCAGGTTGGAGATTGAAGACTTTCTTCTCAGTGTTAAAGCATCAAGCCCACCAAAGGTCAGTGGTGAAGATGGCAAAGATGCATTGAATGCTGCTAACAGAATTTCAGAAATTATCGTTAGAACTGGCATGTGCCTTTAA
- a CDS encoding IS1595 family transposase, producing the protein MCKNTIQFQKGLGIMQFLANYGSEEQCENALSSWRWPDGFQCPKCGSRSFCKLHRKAEFQCNCCRCQTSLTSNTIFDSTKLPLATWFLGIYLVTQNKAGISCLTLHRQLGISYNAALRMKHKLMQVMMERDNSWQLSGFVQIDDAYWGGERHGGRRGRGSENKAPFVAAVQTDADNHPIYMKFNAVDNFRRKTIQEWAEHALKKGVRAVSDGLSCFRGIEDAGCQHTAIITGGGHASMENELFTWVNTMLGNVKTAITGTYHKLDPKHLGRYLSEFNYRFNRRFDMPSMISRLGRAAVNTAPMPDRLLKLPDVQWKPG; encoded by the coding sequence ATGTGTAAAAACACCATTCAGTTCCAAAAAGGCCTTGGCATTATGCAATTTCTGGCTAATTACGGCAGTGAAGAGCAGTGTGAGAACGCGCTGTCCTCTTGGCGCTGGCCAGATGGCTTCCAATGCCCGAAGTGTGGCTCCCGCAGTTTCTGCAAGCTTCACCGGAAAGCTGAATTCCAGTGCAATTGCTGCCGTTGCCAAACCTCGCTTACCAGTAACACTATCTTTGACTCAACAAAGCTGCCTCTAGCTACCTGGTTTCTGGGTATCTATCTCGTCACCCAGAATAAAGCGGGGATTTCTTGCCTGACGCTTCATCGACAACTTGGCATTTCCTACAATGCCGCATTGCGCATGAAACACAAACTCATGCAGGTCATGATGGAAAGAGATAACAGCTGGCAGTTGAGTGGTTTTGTTCAGATTGATGACGCCTATTGGGGCGGAGAGCGCCACGGAGGCCGCCGGGGCAGAGGCTCAGAGAACAAAGCCCCCTTCGTGGCCGCAGTTCAGACAGATGCTGATAACCACCCTATCTACATGAAGTTCAATGCCGTTGATAACTTCCGGCGAAAAACCATTCAGGAGTGGGCAGAACATGCCCTGAAAAAGGGTGTCCGGGCCGTCAGCGATGGCTTGTCCTGTTTCCGGGGTATTGAAGATGCCGGATGCCAGCACACAGCCATCATTACCGGTGGTGGGCATGCATCCATGGAGAATGAGTTGTTCACCTGGGTAAATACCATGCTGGGAAACGTGAAAACAGCGATTACCGGTACTTACCATAAGCTCGACCCCAAGCATCTGGGCCGTTATCTATCAGAGTTCAACTATCGGTTTAACCGGCGTTTTGATATGCCTTCAATGATCTCAAGGCTAGGTCGGGCTGCAGTCAATACAGCACCGATGCCGGATCGACTTCTCAAACTGCCAGACGTCCAGTGGAAACCGGGTTAG
- a CDS encoding RNA-binding S4 domain-containing protein → MAKEAIDGGKVHLNGQRCKPGKEPRVGDVIKLRAGWDERIVIVKTLNDKRQKAELAQQLYEETPESLQSREAAAANRKALRGAMPRPEHRPDKKQRREILKHKADY, encoded by the coding sequence ATCGCAAAGGAGGCCATTGATGGAGGCAAAGTGCACTTAAATGGTCAGCGGTGTAAGCCGGGCAAAGAGCCCCGGGTTGGTGATGTAATCAAACTTCGGGCTGGCTGGGATGAGCGAATTGTCATTGTCAAGACACTCAATGATAAGCGCCAGAAGGCCGAGTTGGCTCAGCAACTCTATGAGGAAACACCGGAGAGCCTTCAGTCCAGGGAGGCAGCAGCAGCTAATCGAAAAGCCTTGAGAGGGGCAATGCCAAGACCCGAACACCGCCCTGATAAAAAGCAACGCCGTGAGATCCTGAAGCATAAGGCTGATTACTGA